A single window of uncultured Pseudodesulfovibrio sp. DNA harbors:
- a CDS encoding SurA N-terminal domain-containing protein → MVKFFSLLIGAMLMISPVQVWAAETVINRILVKINDNIITEYDLDEEMSPILDKLKGRQLSAAEQQQLGRIRKQALNNLVNQVLVDQEVARYGINVTDEDIDKEIKRVMEAQKLDDAGFEALVAKDGLTVDDFRVKLKKLLEKQELIGYMVNKKVLVTDTEIQEEYTARKDDYTLDKMVELAILLLPSDISAVEVKERINDGEFTFAEAVAKYSVGPGKDSGGSIGELGYADLAEDWKNALKGLKPGEVSEPLTIQGKEALLSPVNISEDRLVPLEEVRDGIYQELMQKKRDTIFTEYFDKLKQSSVIVYMDDSTKPDNGVAQ, encoded by the coding sequence GTGGTTAAATTTTTCTCGTTGCTCATTGGAGCTATGCTTATGATATCCCCGGTCCAAGTGTGGGCTGCGGAGACGGTTATTAACCGCATCTTGGTGAAAATTAATGATAATATCATTACAGAATACGACCTTGATGAGGAAATGAGTCCGATTTTGGATAAGCTCAAGGGACGACAGTTGAGTGCCGCAGAACAGCAGCAGCTTGGCAGGATTCGCAAACAGGCTTTGAATAATTTGGTTAATCAAGTGCTTGTGGATCAGGAAGTTGCTCGATACGGCATCAATGTTACCGACGAGGATATTGATAAGGAAATCAAGCGTGTCATGGAAGCTCAGAAATTGGATGATGCCGGTTTTGAAGCCTTGGTTGCTAAAGACGGATTAACCGTTGATGATTTTCGAGTTAAGCTGAAGAAATTACTCGAAAAACAAGAGCTTATTGGCTATATGGTCAATAAAAAAGTGTTGGTTACTGACACGGAAATCCAAGAGGAATATACAGCCAGAAAGGATGACTACACGCTAGACAAGATGGTTGAATTGGCCATTCTCCTGTTGCCTTCTGATATTTCCGCTGTTGAAGTGAAGGAACGGATTAATGACGGCGAGTTTACCTTTGCTGAGGCTGTTGCAAAATACAGTGTCGGTCCGGGCAAGGACTCTGGTGGCTCTATCGGTGAACTCGGATATGCGGATTTGGCTGAAGATTGGAAAAATGCACTGAAAGGTCTCAAGCCGGGTGAGGTGAGTGAGCCTTTGACAATTCAGGGAAAGGAAGCACTTCTTTCACCTGTGAATATTTCGGAAGATCGTCTTGTTCCACTTGAAGAAGTGCGCGACGGGATTTATCAGGAACTGATGCAGAAAAAACGGGATACTATTTTTACTGAGTATTTCGATAAGTTGAAACAAAGCTCGGTCATCGTCTATATGGATGATTCCACCAAGCCCGATAATGGAGTAGCTCAATGA
- a CDS encoding peptidylprolyl isomerase, producing the protein MLRNIIFILIIAVFAGCSGDSDDIGIVARVNEAPIYLTQLEFQHDQFQADSVGTYVPSVEKLRNEYGDILADLVVQELVVQDLVRRDMAVTDEEVQKAEEVVRADYPEGAFEQVLVEEYIDLKSWRRQLKYYLAQKKLFQQVLRAQIKIDYKEAEAYYREHISDFYLPESMRILVVRGPSRELVVRAVEKFSQDQNQMDLATAFGEVETREVVVREGRLSAAWRSALEGLKTGQSSDVLTDRLGFEALVLMERSEAKVLAPAQAYPLVEEALLERKLHDAFDAWLSENLAAATITVSEHLLAEAMENVEAEAVEPDMSAIQENMEESGSDVSTESIPEN; encoded by the coding sequence ATGTTGCGTAATATTATTTTCATATTGATTATTGCAGTATTTGCTGGTTGCTCAGGCGATTCCGACGATATAGGAATTGTTGCCAGAGTGAACGAAGCACCAATTTATTTGACCCAGTTGGAGTTCCAGCATGATCAGTTTCAGGCTGATTCTGTGGGAACCTATGTCCCCAGTGTTGAGAAACTCAGGAATGAGTATGGAGATATTCTGGCCGATCTGGTTGTGCAGGAATTGGTCGTTCAGGACTTGGTGCGTCGGGATATGGCTGTGACCGATGAAGAAGTGCAAAAAGCCGAAGAGGTTGTTCGGGCAGATTATCCCGAGGGTGCTTTTGAGCAGGTGTTGGTCGAAGAATATATTGATTTGAAATCTTGGCGTCGGCAGTTGAAATATTATCTCGCGCAAAAGAAACTTTTTCAACAGGTGCTCAGAGCGCAGATCAAAATTGATTATAAAGAGGCCGAAGCCTATTATCGTGAGCATATTTCCGATTTTTATCTGCCGGAAAGCATGCGTATACTCGTTGTGCGCGGCCCCAGTCGAGAACTGGTGGTCAGGGCAGTCGAAAAATTCAGTCAGGATCAGAATCAAATGGATCTGGCCACGGCCTTTGGTGAGGTGGAAACCCGTGAGGTTGTTGTACGTGAAGGGCGACTGTCCGCAGCGTGGCGAAGTGCCTTGGAAGGGTTGAAAACCGGCCAGTCAAGCGATGTCCTGACGGATCGACTCGGCTTTGAAGCCTTGGTTCTTATGGAGCGAAGTGAAGCCAAGGTATTGGCCCCTGCGCAAGCGTATCCTCTTGTCGAAGAGGCTTTGCTTGAAAGAAAATTACATGACGCCTTTGATGCATGGCTTTCAGAGAATCTTGCGGCGGCTACTATAACCGTGAGTGAGCATCTTTTGGCTGAAGCCATGGAGAATGTCGAGGCAGAAGCTGTTGAGCCTGATATGTCGGCAATTCAGGAAAATATGGAAGAATCAGGCAGTGATGTGTCAACAGAGAGCATCCCGGAAAATTAA
- the mfd gene encoding transcription-repair coupling factor codes for MSLYPKAISEFMRKATDSVRIFKSGPGSQALMAKSLLSKGNSVVLVVPGVTEFKEMRALLTLFASDAGTKLERPTWENDWFFLPPYHSKTPDAQAWSERWAALYGLTYGKKPCGVLMTSDNLLPHWPEESVLRENWVSLTKGEEMSPDILLEQLVSWGYVRRKLVSGPGDMAMRGDILDIHAPGYALPLRLEFFGDILEEIRLFDPASQRSKADLAEAVLLPVSPGITTDDYAERATVMWDKFRKTGEINSAQEHSLIERLDANNGFVWPGLYYDNPVGLETYLPKNAAYLLSAGSTLRARLEDRDQAWRDFLKEEERAKGVSLPLRFIVRTHEAARQVWRHARQLVFEELTIGREKVGIDLSETPYSDFTDIFWQPEASRRPWSALMTGLKEWNRSGQTTILSFRTQRSRSKFLALAEQEKLPMSLDFKPGGRGIFALTSPLRKGMELAWDQTRILGEEILQPQAARVHVGRDKAFKGLEKYEDLSEGDLLVHRDYGLAQFGGLHHMNIGAGANDYLLLFFSGDDKLYLPVDRLNLVQRFKGPEGAKQPSLDKLGGTRWSKTTAKVRKAIEKIAHELVEMYAFRKVGKGFGYGPLDDMYSEFEATFGFEETPDQDKAVADVFRDMEKPEPMDRLVCGDVGFGKTEVALRAAFRAALEGYQTALLCPTTVLAEQHYQTFTKRMEGFPVRVGMLSRFVSAKRQKTIIEAAARGEIDILIGTHRLLSKDVELPNLGLLILDEEQRFGVKHKEKLKHFRQNIDVLTLTATPIPRTLQLSLSGIRGLSVIETPPVDRKPVETALMERDALELKGVLERELARGGQVYWVYNRVNGLARVADFVKELVPGAKVGMAHGRMNEKTLEEAMRNFWHGELDVLVCTAIVESGLDFPNANTLIVDQAQLFGLGQLYQLRGRVGRSERQAYAYFVVPSIKDISEIVRKRLRIILDMDYLGAGFKVAMEDLRLRGAGNILGETQSGQIAKVGLELFLEMLEEEVRRLRGEAETRASDPELNFVFEAHIPSGYVPDSKERLRYYKALSSASTDLELREFEAELRDRFGALPEELDSFFGVLRLKQTLSRLQAARAELYPGRAVVTWSDNAIAVSPEKLMQWVAARGEMTRIVPPAKLEIRYGEIDSMRQALEETAIDLEAMLDMESDTANDTK; via the coding sequence ATGTCATTATATCCCAAAGCTATATCTGAATTCATGCGCAAAGCGACTGATTCTGTTCGTATTTTTAAAAGCGGACCGGGTAGTCAGGCTCTTATGGCAAAGTCCCTTCTTTCCAAGGGGAACAGTGTGGTTCTTGTTGTGCCCGGTGTTACCGAATTTAAGGAAATGCGGGCGCTTCTGACACTATTTGCTTCGGATGCAGGAACTAAGCTTGAACGGCCGACTTGGGAAAACGATTGGTTTTTTCTTCCTCCATATCATTCAAAAACACCTGATGCACAAGCGTGGAGTGAACGTTGGGCAGCCTTATACGGTTTGACCTACGGGAAAAAGCCGTGCGGCGTGCTTATGACCTCCGACAATCTCCTGCCACACTGGCCGGAAGAATCTGTCCTGCGAGAGAATTGGGTTTCTCTTACCAAGGGCGAAGAAATGTCGCCCGATATCCTTTTGGAGCAGCTTGTCAGTTGGGGATATGTACGTCGTAAGCTGGTCTCTGGCCCCGGTGATATGGCCATGCGCGGTGACATTCTTGATATTCATGCGCCTGGATATGCACTTCCATTGAGGTTGGAATTTTTCGGTGACATTCTTGAAGAAATTAGGTTGTTCGATCCAGCATCTCAGCGATCAAAAGCTGATTTGGCAGAAGCTGTTCTGCTTCCGGTTTCACCGGGAATCACCACGGACGACTACGCGGAACGAGCGACAGTCATGTGGGATAAGTTCCGAAAGACCGGTGAGATAAACTCGGCGCAAGAGCACTCCCTGATTGAACGGCTTGATGCCAATAACGGTTTTGTTTGGCCAGGACTGTACTATGACAATCCAGTCGGGCTGGAGACCTATTTGCCGAAGAATGCGGCATACTTGTTGTCGGCTGGTAGCACCTTGCGGGCGCGGTTGGAAGATCGGGATCAGGCGTGGCGTGATTTTCTTAAGGAAGAAGAACGGGCGAAGGGTGTGAGCCTCCCTTTGCGTTTTATTGTGCGCACTCACGAAGCGGCCCGGCAAGTCTGGCGTCACGCCAGACAGCTTGTTTTTGAAGAGTTGACTATCGGGCGTGAGAAAGTCGGTATTGATCTGAGCGAGACCCCCTACAGTGATTTTACCGATATTTTTTGGCAGCCCGAAGCTTCAAGAAGGCCGTGGTCCGCGTTGATGACGGGGTTGAAAGAGTGGAATCGTTCGGGGCAGACTACAATTCTTAGTTTTCGGACACAGCGTTCACGGAGTAAGTTCCTGGCTCTGGCAGAACAGGAAAAATTGCCCATGAGTTTGGATTTCAAACCGGGCGGGCGTGGAATTTTTGCGTTGACTTCCCCATTGCGTAAAGGGATGGAGTTGGCGTGGGATCAAACGCGTATTCTTGGCGAAGAGATTTTGCAGCCGCAGGCTGCACGGGTTCATGTTGGGCGAGACAAGGCCTTTAAAGGACTGGAAAAGTACGAGGATCTCTCCGAAGGTGATCTTCTCGTTCATCGAGATTACGGGTTAGCGCAGTTTGGCGGATTGCATCATATGAATATTGGTGCTGGTGCCAATGATTATTTGCTATTGTTTTTTTCGGGCGATGATAAACTTTATCTTCCTGTAGATCGACTTAATTTGGTGCAGCGGTTCAAAGGCCCTGAGGGGGCAAAACAGCCTTCTTTGGATAAGCTTGGCGGAACCCGTTGGAGTAAAACCACCGCCAAAGTTCGCAAAGCTATTGAGAAGATTGCACATGAATTGGTCGAGATGTATGCTTTTCGCAAAGTGGGTAAGGGGTTTGGTTACGGCCCACTGGACGATATGTATTCCGAGTTCGAAGCAACGTTTGGTTTTGAAGAAACACCGGACCAGGATAAGGCTGTGGCTGATGTTTTCCGTGACATGGAAAAACCGGAGCCCATGGACAGGCTGGTGTGTGGTGATGTTGGCTTTGGCAAGACCGAAGTTGCCTTGCGCGCAGCTTTCCGTGCCGCATTGGAAGGATATCAAACTGCCTTGTTGTGTCCGACTACGGTGTTGGCGGAGCAGCATTATCAAACGTTCACCAAGCGGATGGAAGGATTTCCTGTTCGGGTTGGCATGCTCAGTCGTTTCGTCTCAGCCAAGCGGCAAAAGACTATTATTGAGGCGGCAGCCAGAGGCGAGATTGATATTCTCATAGGAACCCATCGCCTTTTGTCTAAGGATGTGGAGTTGCCCAATCTTGGGTTGCTCATATTAGATGAAGAGCAGCGGTTTGGCGTCAAGCATAAGGAAAAGCTCAAGCATTTCAGACAAAATATTGATGTTTTGACTCTGACGGCAACCCCTATTCCTCGTACATTGCAACTTTCCTTGTCCGGGATTCGAGGGCTGTCTGTTATTGAGACACCGCCAGTTGACCGTAAGCCCGTTGAAACGGCGCTTATGGAACGTGATGCTTTAGAACTCAAGGGTGTGCTTGAGCGAGAGCTTGCACGGGGTGGGCAGGTCTACTGGGTATACAACCGGGTGAACGGGTTGGCGCGGGTTGCTGATTTTGTGAAGGAGTTGGTCCCTGGTGCCAAAGTAGGCATGGCTCATGGACGGATGAATGAAAAAACTTTGGAAGAGGCCATGCGTAATTTTTGGCATGGTGAACTCGACGTGCTTGTCTGTACGGCCATTGTTGAATCCGGGTTGGATTTCCCCAATGCCAACACATTGATTGTGGATCAGGCGCAGTTGTTTGGTCTTGGGCAGTTGTATCAATTGAGAGGGCGGGTTGGCCGGAGTGAACGGCAGGCCTATGCATATTTTGTGGTCCCCTCCATAAAGGATATTTCCGAAATTGTGCGCAAACGCTTGCGTATCATTCTGGACATGGATTATCTGGGAGCTGGATTTAAGGTGGCCATGGAAGATTTACGTCTTCGTGGTGCCGGTAATATTTTGGGGGAGACCCAGTCTGGTCAGATTGCTAAAGTCGGTTTGGAGCTCTTTTTGGAGATGTTGGAGGAAGAGGTTCGACGGTTACGAGGCGAAGCCGAAACGCGAGCCAGTGACCCGGAACTTAATTTTGTTTTCGAGGCGCATATTCCGAGTGGATATGTTCCTGATTCAAAAGAAAGACTTCGGTATTACAAAGCGTTGTCATCAGCCTCTACCGATTTGGAACTCCGTGAATTCGAAGCGGAACTTCGAGATCGTTTTGGGGCATTACCGGAAGAGCTGGATTCCTTTTTCGGTGTGTTACGATTGAAGCAGACGTTGTCCAGATTGCAGGCAGCCAGAGCGGAGTTGTATCCGGGGCGGGCTGTTGTTACGTGGAGCGACAACGCTATTGCTGTTAGTCCTGAAAAATTGATGCAATGGGTTGCTGCTCGTGGTGAGATGACTCGTATTGTTCCTCCGGCCAAACTGGAGATTCGATATGGAGAAATAGACTCCATGCGGCAGGCCCTTGAAGAAACGGCTATTGATCTGGAAGCAATGTTGGATATGGAGTCTGACACAGCAAACGATACAAAATAA
- a CDS encoding chemotaxis protein CheW: MSLEIEEVGDVKGVEADQELTQLVTFSIGEEEFGVNILQVQEIIRTMEITNVPRAPEFVEGVINLRGKVIPIVDMRRRFGLQSKDHDKYTRIIVIEIDMIIVGFVVDAVSEVLRIPANSVQPPPPMVAGMDSDYIDGVGKLDDRLLILLDLDSLLDNEEKEALGNV; the protein is encoded by the coding sequence ATGAGCCTTGAAATTGAAGAAGTTGGCGATGTCAAGGGAGTCGAAGCCGATCAGGAGTTGACTCAACTGGTGACGTTTAGCATCGGTGAAGAGGAGTTCGGCGTCAATATCCTTCAGGTGCAGGAGATCATCCGTACAATGGAGATCACCAATGTTCCGCGTGCGCCTGAGTTTGTTGAAGGGGTCATCAATTTACGCGGTAAAGTCATTCCCATTGTGGATATGCGGCGTCGTTTTGGGCTTCAGTCCAAAGATCACGATAAATATACCCGTATCATTGTTATCGAAATTGATATGATAATCGTGGGATTTGTGGTTGATGCTGTCTCCGAAGTTTTACGAATTCCCGCCAATTCAGTTCAACCTCCACCACCCATGGTTGCTGGCATGGATTCCGATTATATTGATGGTGTGGGAAAACTTGATGACAGACTTCTTATCCTGTTGGATTTGGATTCTTTGCTTGATAATGAGGAGAAGGAAGCGTTGGGCAACGTTTAA